The Parachlamydia acanthamoebae genome includes a region encoding these proteins:
- a CDS encoding cytochrome b N-terminal domain-containing protein, with amino-acid sequence MEVFQGRPRETWGEYLLNLPALFVRSIFRHNYPNNDVDRSEIVFKNFFLHFHPVKCHKHSLDPFYTLGLGVITMSLFLLLVFTGVVLMFYYIPAEDRAYDIMKDWQDTTPFAMMYRNMHRWSAHLMVLFVFLHMSRVFYTGSYKGTRRFNWVIGVILMVLTLLLSFTGYLLPWDQLAFWAITVGSNIAGYVPNIPGFEHNINRVMLLASTNVGQDALIRFYVLHVAFLPLLAGTLIGVHFWRIRKDGGLSRPPDRIIPDPLRVVQRSDTKESFAPGVKRTYGLMELVRGTCPTVDKGPYQFVFTWPHLLRAELVAFLLTTALVLCLSFIDAPLEEPANPTKPPNPSKAPWYFLGLQEMVAYDAFWGGVGVPTAIILGLMAIPYLDRNPQGQGVWFHRSRYLAIFLYTAFMTFQGLLIIVGTYFRGANWGWVWPWTENFARH; translated from the coding sequence ATGGAAGTTTTCCAGGGAAGACCTCGAGAAACGTGGGGAGAATATCTTCTTAATCTGCCTGCTTTGTTTGTGCGATCCATTTTCAGACATAACTATCCAAATAATGATGTTGACCGCTCCGAAATTGTCTTTAAGAATTTCTTTTTGCATTTCCACCCTGTCAAATGTCACAAGCACTCGCTTGATCCTTTTTATACCTTGGGTTTAGGCGTAATCACGATGAGCTTGTTTCTTCTTTTAGTTTTTACAGGGGTTGTTTTGATGTTTTATTACATCCCCGCAGAAGATCGTGCATACGACATCATGAAAGATTGGCAAGACACAACCCCTTTTGCCATGATGTATCGTAACATGCACCGTTGGAGTGCTCACTTGATGGTTTTGTTTGTTTTCTTGCATATGTCAAGGGTTTTTTACACGGGATCCTATAAAGGAACAAGACGCTTTAATTGGGTGATTGGAGTCATTTTGATGGTATTGACCCTGCTCTTATCTTTTACCGGGTATTTGCTTCCTTGGGATCAGCTTGCCTTTTGGGCGATTACGGTGGGTTCCAACATTGCGGGATATGTCCCTAATATTCCAGGATTTGAACACAATATCAATCGGGTGATGCTTCTAGCCTCCACGAATGTTGGACAAGATGCTTTAATTCGCTTTTATGTTTTGCATGTCGCTTTTTTACCTTTATTAGCTGGCACATTAATTGGCGTGCATTTTTGGCGCATCCGTAAGGACGGTGGACTTTCCAGGCCTCCAGATCGGATTATTCCTGACCCATTGCGCGTTGTGCAGAGATCGGATACGAAAGAGTCTTTTGCTCCTGGTGTCAAACGCACATATGGTCTGATGGAATTGGTGAGAGGCACATGTCCCACTGTTGATAAAGGGCCTTACCAGTTTGTATTCACCTGGCCTCATTTGCTGAGGGCTGAGTTGGTGGCATTTTTGTTAACAACGGCCCTTGTTTTATGTCTTTCGTTTATCGACGCGCCTTTGGAAGAACCGGCCAATCCCACCAAACCTCCGAACCCTTCTAAAGCTCCTTGGTACTTTTTGGGTCTTCAAGAAATGGTGGCATATGATGCTTTTTGGGGTGGTGTAGGTGTGCCAACGGCAATCATTTTGGGGTTAATGGCCATTCCTTATTTGGACAGAAATCCTCAAGGTCAAGGTGTGTGGTTCCATCGTAGTCGTTATTTAGCCATATTCCTCTATACGGCATTTATGACGTTTCAAGGTCTTTTAATCATTGTAGGGACTTATTTTCGAGGAGCTAACTGGGGATGGGTTTGGCCATGGACAGAAAATTTTGCGAGACACTGA
- a CDS encoding cbb3-type cytochrome oxidase assembly protein, translating into MFWDLILTLLLAVGGICVYLYYLKKGQFEDPEDVKYQMFRDEE; encoded by the coding sequence ATGTTTTGGGATCTCATTTTAACCCTTTTGCTTGCTGTAGGAGGGATATGCGTGTACTTATATTATTTAAAAAAAGGTCAATTTGAAGATCCGGAAGATGTCAAATACCAGATGTTTCGTGATGAGGAGTAA
- a CDS encoding ubiquinol-cytochrome c reductase iron-sulfur subunit — MPKYRNSLNVDPDDKDPLISRRSFLALMGVGACLIGVGQMVGASFLGFLYPNAMKVPPSIFSLGRPEEVLSKDAKVFDPKQKVFVETQSGKVRVQTAVCTHLGCTVNLVETGYACPCHGSTYDQYGRNTGGPAPLPLVYFLVFLGASGEIMVDKSKTTLDWSKAWFTPTV; from the coding sequence ATGCCAAAATATCGTAATTCTTTAAATGTAGATCCAGATGATAAGGATCCTTTAATTTCGCGTCGCTCTTTTCTTGCATTAATGGGAGTCGGAGCGTGTTTGATCGGTGTTGGGCAAATGGTGGGTGCTTCTTTTTTAGGATTTTTATATCCGAATGCGATGAAGGTTCCTCCTAGCATTTTTTCTCTAGGGCGTCCTGAAGAGGTGCTTTCCAAAGATGCCAAAGTATTCGATCCAAAGCAAAAAGTGTTTGTCGAAACACAGTCGGGAAAAGTCCGTGTTCAGACGGCTGTATGTACACATTTGGGTTGTACGGTCAATTTAGTTGAAACGGGATATGCCTGTCCTTGCCATGGCTCAACATATGATCAATATGGAAGAAATACAGGCGGACCTGCTCCTTTGCCATTAGTGTATTTTCTTGTTTTTTTGGGCGCCTCTGGAGAGATCATGGTGGATAAATCGAAAACAACCCTTGATTGGTCAAAAGCATGGTTTACCCCTACTGTATAA